The genomic region GAATTTGCCAATACGGCGGGCGAAACCCAGGACAGCCTGATGCGCGAAATCGACGTGCGGTCAAACAATCTGCGTGCCGGTCTGGATGACACCGGGCGCGAGATCGAAAACAGCACCTCTGTTGCCCATGACGTTCAGGAAGCCACCCGCGCCACAGTGGCCGCAAAGACCGACGCAATCCGAACCGACCTTGAACGCATCAGCGCCGAACTGGAAACCAAGGCCGAAGGTGCCAACAAGGTTCTGAGCGCGATTGAGGATATCGGCAAGGGCATCAAGCTTTTGGCCCTTAACGCCGCGATCGAGGCGGCGCGTGCCGGTGATCATGGCCGTGGATTTGCCGTTGTTGCCAAGGAAGTCGGCAATCTGGCGCAAAGTACCATGCAACGCACCCACGAGGCGGTCGATCTGATTGATCTTTCGGATGTTACCAAGGCGCTGCGCGAAAGCATGGCCAGTATCGGCAATGATCTTGATAGCCTTGGCAACGAAATCGAAGGGTCGCTTACCACCCTTCAGGAACGCTTTGCCAACATGTCAGAACGGCTATCTGATATTTCCGAGCACAATCAGGTGGTGTTTGAATTACTGGCGGGTAGCAAGGATGCCTCGGCCCGTACACGCGGCAAGGTTACCCGGGCGCATAATGACACCAAGGCGCTGAGCACAAGCCTTTCGAATGCGACATTGGCGCATGACAACCTTGCGCAGTTTTTGAAGTCCCATCACCTGCATGATGATCCAACCTATGACCGACTGGCCGATATCAAGGCACGCGGCAAAATCCGCATCGCCATTGAACCGGCCTTTGTCGGGTTGTCATTCCGCCTTAAGCCAAATGATCCGTTGCGTGGCCTTGATGCCGATTACGCAAGGGCACTTGCCAAATGGCTGGGCGTTGAATGTGAATTTGTTGAACATCCCTGGGATCTTCTGACCGAACTTCTTTTTGTCGGAGCCAAACCGGGTGCGCCGACCGCCGATGTGGTCTGGAGCGCCCTGCCCCCCAGCGACTTTTACAAGGGTGTCGCTTATTCAGATACCTACACATACCTCAACTTCGCGCTTTGTCGGCGGGCCGGGAATACGGCGATCAATCGCCTTTCGGACCTCGATGGCAAGGTGTTGGGTATCATCAATGATCCGGTGGCGTTTCAGGTTCTTGAAGAACAGGGGCTGCGCTGGGCGGATAATGAAAGCAATCCGGGCGGCATCGCCAAGCTTTCCAACCTGATTGCCTATAGCGACCAGACACGCCTGCATGATGCCTTGGCCGACGGGGCCGTTGATGCCTTTGCGGTTGATCAGCCGATCTTCCACTGGGCGGCAAATAACCCGGAAAGCCCATGGCATGGCCGCATTGAAGTCCTGCCGGGTAATATCCTGCCGCTGCCTTATTACTATACTGCCGCGGTGGCCGCAGAACCGGCATCCTGGAAGTTGTTGTGCGCGATCAACGCATTCATTGCCGAGTTCCGTGGCACGTCTGCGCGCGCCGAGATCGAAAAACTGTGGCAGGGCCAGGCGCTTGAACATCATCTGACCTACAAGGACGAGGCCGGAAATCTGATCGGGGCCGATGAACTGGCAACCCTGTATCACGCTCATTGCCGCAAGTTCGGTATTGCCGAGTGCTAGCCATTGCAACGCAACACAAAATTCTGGTGTGCCGGTGCACGGCGCCCTACGAGATTTAAAAAGCATTGCAACTTCAAGGCATCACAGCACCGGTTATCAACTTTCATAATATGCTGCCTTGCAACATTTTCCACCCGACGATAGAGTTTCCTTATAAGAAATAAAAATTCACAAAATTCAGTGGCAGTGGTGAGGCTTTGAAAAATGGAAGAAACCATCTTGGCGCCGCGTGCGGACCTCGTTGATCAGGACGAACCGCAACAATCATCAGACACACAGCCCATGCAGGCGGATGCACCACCACAAGCCGACCAACTTGACGGGCTGATGCGCGGTATTTCCACGGCCCTTGATTACATTGAAAATCTTTTGAAATTCGCCAACACGGCGGGTGAAACCCAAGACAGCCTGATGCGCGAGATCGATGTGCGATCCAACAATCTGCGCACCGGTCTTGAACAAACGCGCCGCGAAATCGAAGAAAGCACCCATACCGCCAACGACGTTCAGGAAAGCACGCGCGCAACGGTCTCGTCGAAAACCGATGCCATTCGTGGCGACCTTGAAAAGATCAGTCAGGATTTGGAAACCAAGGCCGAAGGTGCGGCAAAGGTTCTGAGTGCGATTGAAGATATCGGCAAGGGGATCAAGTTGCTCGCCCTTAACGCCACGATCGAGGCCGCCCGCGCCGGTGACCATGGCCGCGGCTTTGCCGTGGTGGCCAAGGAAGTTGGCAATCTTGCACAAAGCACCATGCAGCGCACCAACGAGGCCGTCGATCTGATCGATCTGTCCGATGTCACCAAATCCCTGCGCGAAAGCATGGGAAATATCGGCAATGACCTTGATAGCCTGGGTGGTGAGATCGAAGAGGCACTTGGCGGGCTTAAGGATCGCTTTGCCCAGATGTCGGGACGCCTTGAACATATCAGCGGCCATAACCAGGTCGTGTTTGAACTGCTCGATGCCAGCAAAGACTCATCAGCCCGCACACGCAGCAAAGTAAGCTGGGCGTCAGGCGAAATCGCCAAACTGTCAAACTGCACCACCGATACAGCAAACGTATCGACCAAGCTTTCGCAGTTTCTGGCCGCCAGTTACATTCCCGAAGACCCGGCCTATGACCGCCTCGCCGATATCAAGGCGCGCGGAAAAATCCGCATCGCGATTGACCCGGCACTGGTCGGGGCATCGTTCCGCCCGCAAAAAGGTGGCCCGCTGCATGGTATTGATATCGACTATGCCGAGGCCTTTGCCAAGTCCATCGGCGTTGAGTGCGAGTTCATTGAACATCCGTGGGACCTTTTGACCGAACTTCTGTTTGTTGGCAAAAAGGCCGGACAACCACCCGCCGATGTTGTCTGGTGCGCCTTGCCGCCCAGCGATTTTTATAAGGGTGTCGCGTTCTCAGATACCTATACCTATCTGAACTTTTCGCTGATCCGCCGCCCGGACAATACATCAATCAACACCATTGCCGATCTTGAGGGCAGGGTACTGGGCACGGTTAATGACCCCGCCGCCCTTACCGTGCTTGAAGATGTTGGTCTTCGCTGGGCGGATAATGAAAACAAACCCGGTGGTATTGCCAAGCTTTCGAACATGATCGCCTATGGCGATATTTCGCGCGTGCATGACGCGGTTGCCGACGGGGCGATTGATGCCTTTGCCGGGGACCATCCTGTGTTTTACTGGGCATCGAAGAACCCGCAAAGCCCTTGGCATGGTCGTCTGGAAGTCCTCCCCAAACCGATCCTGCCGCACCCGTTTTTCTATGTCGCGGCAGTCGCAGCGGAACCTGCGTCCTATCCGTTGCTTTGCGCCATCAACGACTTCATTGCCGATTTCCGCAAGACGCCGAAACGGGCCGAGATTGAAAAGCTCTGGCAGGGCCAGCCGATTGAACATCATCTGACCTACAAGGACGAAACCGGTAATCTGATCGGGGCGGACGAACTTGCCAGCAGCTATCACGCCCATTGTCGCAAGTTCGGGATTTCGGCCGACTGAATGACTGATTAAAACGTCTGGCGTGATGACGGGGCTGGCACTATCATCAGGGCATGGCTGCAAACAAAAAATCCCTGCGACAACAACGCATTCTTGGCGAACTGGATCTCGAACCGGCACTTCGGATCGCAGATCTTGCCGAACGTTTGAATGTCTCGAATGAAACCATTCGACGCGACTTTGACGAACTGACATCGCAAGGACTGATCAACCGCACCTATGGTGGGGCAGTTCGCCGCCACGCCAGCGAACCGGGCCTGAATGAACGCCATCAGCTTCACATTGCCGAACGTGAAAGCATCGCCAAGCAATCCATCCCGGTTCTGGCAGGCGCACGCCACATCATGATCGGGTCGGGGGCAACCACGGTGCATGTCGCCAAACGCCTTGCCGTCACCATGAACGATCTTACCGTGATCACCCATTCCTTTGGTGTCGCCACGGTTCTTGCCATCAATCCGACGATCCGCGTGATCATGGCACCGGGCCTTTATCACGCGCAGGAAGGTGCGATGCATGGTGCACAAACCGTGCGGTTTTTAGAAAACTACCGGGTGGAATGGGCCATTCTTGGCGCAAGTGGCCTTGATGGGGATGGGGCGAGCGATGCCTTGATCGAGGCGGCTGACGTTTATTCCGTCATGATGGAACGCGCCACCCGCAGCATGATTGTTGCCGACCACACCAAGTTTAATCAGGCCTTTCCGGCGCGCTATTGCGACTGGACATCGGTCGATGTTCTGGTCAGTGATGAAAGCCCGATGGGTGTACTTGATGAAACCATCCGTGCCGGCGGCTGTACGATCAAAGCCCCGACGCGTAGCTAGCGACAAAAATCTTAGCGACAGGTCCGAAGCGACTTCGCCAGTGCCTCGATGAAGAAATCCACCTCGGACGATTTCAAACACAGCGGCGGGCGAATTTTCAATGTCTGGCCGTATTTCCCGGCCGCCCCGATCAGCACCCGGTTCTGGCGCATGGCGTTGATGATGTCACTAACCAGTTGCCCGCTGGGGTTTGCCGGATCACCATCGGGTGCCAGATCAACGCCAATGAACAATCCTGCACCGCGAACATCTGTAATCCGACCGTCAATATCGGCCAGATGCAGCAAGCCTTCACGCAATGACTTGCCACACAGGGCGGCATTGGCCTGAAGGTTTTCATCGCGGATGACATTCAAAACGGCAAGCCCGGTCGCCGACGCCACCGGGCTTGCCGCAAATGTGTTGAAATATCCGACATCGTCGCAAAATGCGCTAAGCAATTCCGGGCGGACAGCAATCCCCGCCATTGGAAAGCCATTGCCCATCGGCTTGCCCATGCTGACGATGTCGGGCACAAGATCGTGGCGGGCAAAACCCCAGAAGGCATCGCCGGTTCTGGCAAAGCCCGGCTGTACTTCATCGGCAATAAAAAGTCCGCCCGCCCGATGAACAACCGCAACCGCCAGACGCAGGAACCCGCGCGGATTGGAAAACACGCCGTCACTGGAAAAAATGCTATCGGCGATCAGGGCCGCAACCCCATATCCGCGATCTTGCAAAACCAGTGCGGCCTTGTTGACCTCATCTGCAAAACCAGCGGCGATATTATCGCCGTAGGTAAGCTTGCTGGGGGCTGGAATGGCAATCACGTGATCAGGCAATTGGCCACGTTTCAACGCCGATGGCGAAATGTCGGTCACCGCCGCCGTGTTGCCGTGATAGGCGGACTCAGTCACGATAAAACCACTGGCACCCGTCGCACGCTGGGCAATGCGCAACGCAAGGTCATTTGCCTCGCTACCGCTGCAGGTCAGAACGATGTTTTCAAGGTAATTCGGAAA from Thalassospira indica harbors:
- a CDS encoding methyl-accepting chemotaxis protein, coding for MEQTVLAAQDGETARKVAQTNAGIEDLMRGISTALDYIQHLLEFANTAGETQDSLMREIDVRSNNLRAGLDDTGREIENSTSVAHDVQEATRATVAAKTDAIRTDLERISAELETKAEGANKVLSAIEDIGKGIKLLALNAAIEAARAGDHGRGFAVVAKEVGNLAQSTMQRTHEAVDLIDLSDVTKALRESMASIGNDLDSLGNEIEGSLTTLQERFANMSERLSDISEHNQVVFELLAGSKDASARTRGKVTRAHNDTKALSTSLSNATLAHDNLAQFLKSHHLHDDPTYDRLADIKARGKIRIAIEPAFVGLSFRLKPNDPLRGLDADYARALAKWLGVECEFVEHPWDLLTELLFVGAKPGAPTADVVWSALPPSDFYKGVAYSDTYTYLNFALCRRAGNTAINRLSDLDGKVLGIINDPVAFQVLEEQGLRWADNESNPGGIAKLSNLIAYSDQTRLHDALADGAVDAFAVDQPIFHWAANNPESPWHGRIEVLPGNILPLPYYYTAAVAAEPASWKLLCAINAFIAEFRGTSARAEIEKLWQGQALEHHLTYKDEAGNLIGADELATLYHAHCRKFGIAEC
- a CDS encoding methyl-accepting chemotaxis protein: MEETILAPRADLVDQDEPQQSSDTQPMQADAPPQADQLDGLMRGISTALDYIENLLKFANTAGETQDSLMREIDVRSNNLRTGLEQTRREIEESTHTANDVQESTRATVSSKTDAIRGDLEKISQDLETKAEGAAKVLSAIEDIGKGIKLLALNATIEAARAGDHGRGFAVVAKEVGNLAQSTMQRTNEAVDLIDLSDVTKSLRESMGNIGNDLDSLGGEIEEALGGLKDRFAQMSGRLEHISGHNQVVFELLDASKDSSARTRSKVSWASGEIAKLSNCTTDTANVSTKLSQFLAASYIPEDPAYDRLADIKARGKIRIAIDPALVGASFRPQKGGPLHGIDIDYAEAFAKSIGVECEFIEHPWDLLTELLFVGKKAGQPPADVVWCALPPSDFYKGVAFSDTYTYLNFSLIRRPDNTSINTIADLEGRVLGTVNDPAALTVLEDVGLRWADNENKPGGIAKLSNMIAYGDISRVHDAVADGAIDAFAGDHPVFYWASKNPQSPWHGRLEVLPKPILPHPFFYVAAVAAEPASYPLLCAINDFIADFRKTPKRAEIEKLWQGQPIEHHLTYKDETGNLIGADELASSYHAHCRKFGISAD
- a CDS encoding DeoR/GlpR family DNA-binding transcription regulator → MAANKKSLRQQRILGELDLEPALRIADLAERLNVSNETIRRDFDELTSQGLINRTYGGAVRRHASEPGLNERHQLHIAERESIAKQSIPVLAGARHIMIGSGATTVHVAKRLAVTMNDLTVITHSFGVATVLAINPTIRVIMAPGLYHAQEGAMHGAQTVRFLENYRVEWAILGASGLDGDGASDALIEAADVYSVMMERATRSMIVADHTKFNQAFPARYCDWTSVDVLVSDESPMGVLDETIRAGGCTIKAPTRS
- a CDS encoding aspartate aminotransferase family protein, producing MKPVRPILDMNAYDGKTSFAQTKEGDDLLSRRTRNFGAASVLFYRDPIEMVSGSGCWMTAADGTSYLDFYNNVPSVGHCHPRVVTAMSEQAAKLNINSRYLHQTTEEYLDRLKATFPNYLENIVLTCSGSEANDLALRIAQRATGASGFIVTESAYHGNTAAVTDISPSALKRGQLPDHVIAIPAPSKLTYGDNIAAGFADEVNKAALVLQDRGYGVAALIADSIFSSDGVFSNPRGFLRLAVAVVHRAGGLFIADEVQPGFARTGDAFWGFARHDLVPDIVSMGKPMGNGFPMAGIAVRPELLSAFCDDVGYFNTFAASPVASATGLAVLNVIRDENLQANAALCGKSLREGLLHLADIDGRITDVRGAGLFIGVDLAPDGDPANPSGQLVSDIINAMRQNRVLIGAAGKYGQTLKIRPPLCLKSSEVDFFIEALAKSLRTCR